The following DNA comes from candidate division TA06 bacterium.
ATGGAGTCCGTGTTGTACATTTCGCCAAAATCGTTTCCGGTCGCCAACAGGCATTTGGAAACATCATTGGCAAATTTTATCAGCGTATCCTGCTGTTCGGGTTCGATGGTTCCGGCGCTGGATCCGTCCTCGGCATAGCCCAAATCCAGCAGGCACATATCGTATTCGGCGCTGTTCAATTTTTGTTTGTCGCGCCACATATATTCCAAGACCTCGGTGTTTGTGATCTGGACAAACAACTGGTTGGGGATGTTGCGTTCCTTAAAGGCCAGTACATAGGCCGAATCCAGCGGGATGTAGAGCGACTCCGGCTCGGCGATGGGATCTTCGTTCCAGCCGGGGGTGGCGGGGTTGTCGTAATCTTTCTTGGGATGATACCAGATGGTGCGCCCGGCGGCCTTGTCGTTGCTGATGTTATAGTTTTCGCCCGCGGCATTCAGGGTATCGTCCTTTTCGGAGACAAGCTTATAATACTGCCCAAAGATGTCGCCCCGCCCGTTGACCCGGGTTTTTGTCAAAATAACGGGCCCGGATCTGATACATAAGGGATGTGTTTTGGGAATCGGCCCAACTGGTCCAGAAGGAAACGTTGTCTATGCCCATAGTCACAGATGGTATCCGGCAGGCCACCGGTGTGATGGAAAGATTGACCTTGATGTTCTGGTTAATGGCATTGGCATCGCGGTCATAGCGCTGGGCATAGATGTCGCCATAGGCGTGGTTCTGATAGCTGATCCAGGCAATAGTGAAATATCCGGAATCCGAGGCCGCGATGGCCGGAGAAAAATGCTTGGCTTCAACATCGCCGTTAACCCTTTTGCTGGGGGTAATCGGCGAAAGATCATATTTTAAATAGCGGAAATAAATGTCGGCTTTGGTGACGCCGTCCCGGTTGTCCTGCCAGGCCACGGCAATGCCGGCGTCGGTAAAGCTTACCACCGGCAGAATGTGGTCCAGCTTTATCCCATCCTCGTTGACCTTGACCTCCGGAGTCTGTGGTTCGCATTTGTAATTGTATACCCGGGCATAAATATCAACCCAGCCGTCCCGGTCATCCTGCCATACCACCACAAAGTCCTGATTGCTGGCATTGACCGCCAGATGAAATTTGCGCCAAGTGCGACGTTTGCTGATGCCATGCATCCGGGTCTTCCACTCGCCTTCTCCGTACACCTTCAATCCGGTGCTGTCGAACACTAACGCTATCGGGCGGGATGGCATTGAGGCCTGCAGCGAAGGGTTGACGGTTGCCCCACGCCGTGAAAACCGAGTGTAGTCAGGCGATGTTATTGTCACGACCAGCGCTTTAAAGAGGGAATAGACAGATCCCTGGGTTTGGTGCAATGGCAAATGATATATTCCTTTGAGCTTCAACGCCGTTTCAATGGCAACATCCGAATAGACTAATCGTCCGCCTTGCCGCTGCGGACCGCGATAATACCAACCGGAAACTATATCATCACTGATCCAAACAGTCATACTCCTTCAGGTGAATTTTTTAATGCGCTAATTATATCATAAAACCCAGTGTTTGTGCAGGTTTTCAGCAGGTTTGTTCAATTTGAACTCACGGATTCAGGTTAGAATTTATGATTTATCAGGTTAGTCCCACAACTCCAGGGTCACCCCGAACGACTGGGTGCGGCGGGGCATGGGGTAGCCGTAGCGGGTCTGGTAATTG
Coding sequences within:
- a CDS encoding transposase — translated: MTVWISDDIVSGWYYRGPQRQGGRLVYSDVAIETALKLKGIYHLPLHQTQGSVYSLFKALVVTITSPDYTRFSRRGATVNPSLQASMPSRPIALVFDSTGLKVYGEGEWKTRMHGISKRRTWRKFHLAVNASNQDFVVVWQDDRDGWVDIYARVYNYKCEPQTPEVKVNEDGIKLDHILPVVSFTDAGIAVAWQDNRDGVTKADIYFRYLKYDLSPITPSKRVNGDVEAKHFSPAIAASDSGYFTIAWISYQNHAYGDIYAQRYDRDANAINQNIKVNLSITPVACRIPSVTMGIDNVSFWTSWADSQNTSLMYQIRARYFDKNPGQRAGRHLWAVL